In a single window of the Danio aesculapii chromosome 20, fDanAes4.1, whole genome shotgun sequence genome:
- the kcns3b gene encoding LOW QUALITY PROTEIN: potassium voltage-gated channel subfamily S member 3b (The sequence of the model RefSeq protein was modified relative to this genomic sequence to represent the inferred CDS: inserted 1 base in 1 codon): MMYGQVLHHQGTEEDLVNLNIGGIHHKVERCILLRFPHTRVAQLIQCRSDAAILELCDDYNPTDREYYFDRSPQVFHCVLNFYRTGHFHALEELCVFCFSQEIEYWGLCELDLDACCLEWFLERKDERELNSSGQSSKNASSGEISVTSEDLWKSEGMWCSAVRKLMWETLEVPQHSRGSRGVAAVSVMVILISIVAMCVHSLPEFRYQTDGEHSVLDSVELFCIVFFSVEFLLRVVAAPRPLRFLGNPLNMIDVASILPFYITLAIEGLDEEDKEENQSLVNMGKVVQVLRLMRAFRVLKLARHSEGMRXFGETLMNCQCEVGLLVLFITVGISFFSTFIYYTEKDEASSKLSSIPVCWWWGIISMTTVGYGDVYPLTVAGRIVATLCILCGLLVISLPITIIMNNFSKYFEKNRKCLSEAKA; this comes from the exons ATGATGTACGGCCAAGTTCTCCACCATCAAGGCACGGAGGAAGATCTTGTAAACCTGAACATTGGAGGCATCCACCACAAGGTGGAGCGCTGCATTCTCCTCCGCTTCCCCCACACTCGTGTGGCTCAGCTAATCCAGTGCCGCAGCGATGCTGCCATCTTGGAGCTCTGTGATGACTACAACCCGACAGATCGAGAATACTACTTCGACAGGAGCCCTCAAGTCTTCCACTGCGTCTTGAACTTCTACCGCACCGGGCACTTCCACGCTCTGGAGGAACTGTGTGTGTTCTGCTTCAGCCAGGAGATCGAATACTGGGGTCTCTGTGAGCTGGATCTGGACGCCTGTTGTCTGGAATGGTTCCTTGAGCGTAAAGACGAACGTGAGTTGAATTCAAGTGGACAGTCCAGTAAAAATGCATCATCTGGAGAGATTTCGGTCACGAGTGAGGATTTGTGGAAATCTGAAGGCATGTGGTGTTCAGCTGTTCGAAAGCTGATGTGGGAAACTCTTGAAGTTCCTCAGCACTCCAGAGGTTCCCGAGGTGTTGCTGCGGTTTCTGTCATGGTGATTTTGATCTCCATTGTGGCGATGTGTGTCCACAGCTTGCCTGAATTCAGATACCAGACAGATGGTGAGCATTCAGTCCTGGACTCTGTGGAGCTCTTCTGTATTGTCTTCTTTTCAGTTGAATTCCTCTTGAGGGTTGTCGCTGCGCCTCGGCCGTTGAGGTTTTTGGGAAACCCTCTGAATATGATCGACGTTGCTTCCATCTTGCCTTTCTACATTACGTTAGCCATTGAAGGTTTGGATGAAGAAGACAAGGAGGAAAACCAGAGCCTGGTGAACATGGGAAAGGTGGTTCAGGTTCTGCGGCTGATGAGGGCCTTCAGGGTCCTAAAGCTAGCGAGACATTCTGAGGGAATGA GCTTTGGGGAGACGCTGATGAACTGCCAGTGTGAGGTGGGTCTGCTTGTTCTTTTCATTACCGTCGGGATCTCCTTCTTCTCGACTTTTATCTACTACACGGAGAAGGATGAAGCTTCATCCAAACTGTCCTCCATTCCCGTTTGCTGGTGGTGGGGCATTATTTCCATGACGACGGTGGGTTATGGAGATGTTTATCCACTGACGGTGGCTGGGAGGATTGTAGCCACACTTTGTATTCTCTGCGGGCTACTCGTGATTTCGTTACCTATCACCATCATCATGAACAATTTTTCCAAGTATTTTGAGAAGAATAGGAAGTGCCTTTCTGAAGCTAAAGCATAG
- the zpax2 gene encoding zona pellucida protein AX 2, translating to MGCFETGALWLMTTLISTFADAFGEIQAECLGNRVQFTLPGSLSLLEVYAVNNTQTVLLTPFLAAQCGYTQKSDPWGNMIVSASLQSCFAEKQGEKKTNVAMQFKLYKFSMLSEKVHEVSKSCSYTMTSREILCETNFMEVSVRNAIPDVKAAPVKQWSIDMPNLKLWRIILFTPEERAFDKETIEQKGYSLNSSPTRLVMRSPYNMAETYAQRIEDIDMMVFKSVVLFRDRWMMTIVESAAVCPTSGASVEGDMIYWRLPLRITPLVSSELEILEVHMGVNGRRLTPNEMASRSYSMTLTESHVVVEIPIGAPDGYFKSHTLKDQYHISYTIEPMLELLWQEGVDKTKYRVLFPITTPLTPWPPQIADKTEPNQKMFDVFLGYFLPDVELLSVTIGSELITVPELMFKGIILQEHSFPNDTKAFSLQIPFSEPHVQIKKVHLDKTTYTLPVVFGFTVLPDHSSFSHSAELETSVTDTVLPKAEGNCHQDHFDIHVAFGSVPTSDLKITLGQTELNEEILQQFEHHSNKTHLTIIVPFLSPVVALESIQLAGIEGRIDVKMYNSLNNWKFNDVSLTCTFLVKLSECFPNGTVTVVLPKLESVQYLPSELSLRDPTCKPYYNEDHFAYFRFDVTSCGTTRKFVEDTMIYENEITWKTDPLPQTSELEPEPVYRFVVSCVYVANATESMIFHAVSHFKEPHADVGKGELSVSLRLSQDMVYKLFYHDGDYPLLKFLKQPLYFEVGMDHSRDSKMAVGLENCWATLTKDKESKPRWDLIVDGCPKGPEQTKIRPVIADDRVNIPDHFKRFEVKMLDFTKTDRSSTDDAATTMRRVFIHCDVLICHTENTADGHCYKQCMNPHNPQQISSSRVRRNSRFSEEDRRHVFVGPILLI from the exons ATGGGGTGCTTTGAAACAGG AGCTTTATGGCTTATGACCACACTAATAAGCACGTTTGCGGATGCCTTTGGAG AAATTCAAGCTGAATGTCTTGGAAACCGGGTGCAGTTTACACTCCCTGGTTCTTTGAGTCTTCTTGAGGTTTATGCAGTCA ATAACACCCAGACAGTCCTTCTCACACCTTTCCTGGCAGCTCAGTGTGGATACACACAGAAATCTGATCCCTGGGGCAATATGATAGTGTCAGCTTCCCTACAGAGCTGTTTTGCAGAGAAACAG GGTGAAAAGAAAACTAACGTAGCTATGCAGTTTAAACTGTACAAATTCTCTATGCTCTCTGAAAAAGTCCATGAAGTGTCCAAGTCCTGCAGTTACACCATGACTTCGCGTGAGATTCTGTGTGAGACCAACTTCATGGAG GTATCCGTAAGGAATGCAATACCAGATGTGAAGGCTGCACCAGTAAAACAGTGG TCCATAGATATGCCTAACTTGAAACTCTGGAGGATTATTCTGTTCACCCCTGAAGAGAGGGCTTTTGATAAAGAGACCATCGAACAGAAAGGCTACAGTCTTAACAGTTCTCCAACACGACTGGTCATGCGAAGCCCTTACAACATGGCTGAAACCTATGCCCAACGT ATTGAGGATATTGATATGATGGTGTTCAAATCGGTGGTCTTGTTCCGAGATCGCTGGATGATGACTATAGTGGAGTCTGCAGCCGTTTGTCCAACAA GTGGAGCTTCTGTTGAAGGGGACATGATTTATTGGCGCCTTCCTCTGCGCATAACACCTTTGGTGTCCTCTGAACTTGAAATCCTGGAGGTGCATATGGGTGTTAATGGCAGAAGGCTCACACCTAATGAAATGGCCAGTCGTAGCTATAGCATGACATTAACAGAATCCCATGTTGTTGTTGAGATTCCCATCGGGGCTCCTGATGGATACTTCAAG AGCCATACTCTTAAGGACCAGTATCATATCAGTTACACCATAGAGCCCATGCTTGAGTTACTGTGGCAGGAAGGAGTTGATAAGACCAAATATAGAGTCTTGTTCCCCATCACCACTCCTTTGACACCATGGCCACCTCAAATCGCAGACA AAACTGAACCCAATCAGAAGATGTTTGATGTATTTCTGGGGTACTTCCTACCTGATGTGGAGCTTCTGAGTGTCACCATTGGCTCTGAATTGATCACTGTTCCGGAGCTCATGTTTAAAGGCATTATCCTACAGGAGCACAGCTTCCCCAATGATACTAAGGCATTTTCTCTTCAAATTCCCTTCTCTGAACCACATGTCCAAATAAAG AAAGTTCACCTTGATAAAACAACCTACACTCTTCCTGTTGTCTTTGGATTCACTGTCTTGCCTGATCATTCATCATTTTCACACTCGGCAGAGCTAGAAACTTCTGTAACTGACACTG TACTTCCAAAAGCAGAGGGAAACTGTCATCAGGACCACTTCGACATACATGTTGCTTTTGGAAGTGTTCCTACTTCAGACTTAAAGATCACACTGGGACAAACAGAGCTGAATGAGGAAATTTTGCAGCAGTTTGAACACCATTCAAACAAAACCCATCTGACAATAATTGTGCCGTTCCTGTCCCCAGTTGTAGCTCTTGAG tCCATTCAGTTGGCTGGAATTGAAGGAAGAATTGATGTGAAAATGTACAATTCCTTGAATAACTGGAAATTTAACGATGTGTCCCTTACGTGCACCTTTCTGGTAAAATTATCAG AGTGTTTTCCTAATGGAACGGTTACTGTGGTGCTTCCCAAACTGGAATCAGTACAGTATCTTCCCAGTGAACTCTCTTTAAGGGACCCCACATGCAAACCCTACTACAATGAAGACCACTTTGCTTATTTTCGCTTTGATGTCACCAGTTGTGGGACCACACGAAAG TTTGTTGAGGACACCATGATATACGAGAATGAAATCACCTGGAAGACTGATCCTTTACCTCAGACTTCTGAATTGGAACCTGAGCCAGTATACAG GTTCGTAGTGTCCTGTGTTTATGTTGCAAACGCTACAGAGAGTATGATCTTCCATGCTGTTTCACACTTTAAAGAGCCTCATGCAGATGTGGGGAAGGGTGAACTATCTGTTAGCCTCAGGCTCTCTCAAG ATATGGTCTACAAACTCTTCTATCATGATGGCGACTACCCACTTTTAAAGTTTCTGAAGCAGCCTCTGTATTTCGAGGTGGGTATGGATCACTCCAGGGACTCCAAGATGGCAGTAGGCCTGGAAAACTGTTGGGCAACACTCACCAAGGACAAAGAGTCCAAACCTCGATGGGATTTAATAGTTGACGG ATGTCCTAAAGGACCAGAGCAGACTAAAATCCGTCCTGTAATCGCTGATGACAGAGTAAACATCCCGGATCATTTCAAAAGATTTGAGGTTAAAATGCTGGATTTCACCAAGACCGATAGGAGCTCTACAGATGATGCTGCCACTACAATGAGACGG